A window of Fusarium oxysporum Fo47 chromosome II, complete sequence genomic DNA:
ATGCCACGGGTTTATTGCTCATACTGTAAGTTATTCGCGAACATTTTCAGGGTCCTTGCTCATGGGTCTGCAGGTCGATCAGCCAGTTAATCTACATCACCCGCCTCGGTACGGGAATGGTCCGTATACCAAACGATCCCTACGATTTACGGTTCGGTCACCTCAGTCACGACAGTCCTGAAATCTGGGACGATAACCATCAATCATTCCTCCGAAGCGCTCGTCCTGTACCGATCCACTCGCATAATGACTACACACGGCATATCCCACTGTTTGAAGCCCTCGGCTCTGGGTgtatcagcatcgaagctgATGTTCATCTACGACATGACAACCTTTTTGTTGCGCACTCGCGATTGAACATGAATCCCCACCGAACGTTACAGGGATTGTACCTGAAGCCCCTCCAGCGCATGTTGGAAGCGCGGAACGCGGGAGTGAAGAATGATGACTGGCAGGGCTTTTTCGAAATGGCACCCAAACAAACCGTCACGCTCCTCGTTGATCTCAAAACAGCTGGCCCGGAAACATTCGATGTGTTAAACGCCCAGCTCCAGCCTCTAAGAGACCTCGGCTACTTGACATATTGGAACGGCACAGAGAGAATCATCCGACCTCTCACTGTAGTCGGAACTGGAAACACCCCCTTCGAGTCCGTTCTAGCCATGAACTCTACACATCGAGATATTTTTTGGGACGCCAAGCTCGAGCGTCTCGTCTCAATGGACGATGACTTCTCAACAAACCCTCCCACATACAAATTCAACCGCTCCAACTCATACTTTGCCTCAACGAGATTCGAGAACGCTATTCTGTACAGGTCAAACTTCCAGCGCATACTGGACACCCCGCCATCAAGAGAACTTGACATGGCGTTAACGCAGATTGAGCAAGCCAAGGCTCGTGGCCTATTGGCAAGGTACTGGGATACTCCTTCAAAACCACCGAATGTGAGGGATATTGCCTGGAGGGTGTTGATAGACAACGGCATCGGAATCCTCAACATGGATGATATGGGGCTTGTGAGGGGGAGGGCTAGAGGCTGGGGTGCTTTGGGTCGTGATTATCTCTGACGTAGCGAAATGTTTTATACCATGTTATGATAGATTATACATCGAGTTTCTGATTTTTAAGCCGTTGATCAACTTGATCCATCATGTCTACATCTGCCACCTTCGATTCAACGCTGGTCACCTGCCCCTGCCGACTCCGTGCATGCTTTGGACTAGCTACCCCAGACCAATGAACAGGAGCATAATTGTGATTGGCAGACAACACTTAACAGCTGCCGAAACCGTAATCCTGGTGTCATCCGTGCTTGGCTGCGCCACGGCCGAACGCCTTTCCGCGGAGCCCTTGTCCGGCCGTCAGCATGAATGACTGTCAGCAATCTTACGATTTTTCAACATACTCCACTGCCAACATCTTCCAATACTTCGTTCCTTTCGAGAAGCAATATCTTGCACGTATCATACAAATGCCTCAGAGTCATTTAGAAATTTTCAACCCTGGGACTGACGTTGTAGGCCTGCCCTCGTTCACACAGTTCTCATCACTCCCAGCAGAGATACGAGTCTCAATATGGACATGGTCTCTACGACATCAAAGAATCATCAAAATCTTCCTCAGGTTACACGCCAGCCTCTGTGTAAATCGTACTAGGAAGGGCATTCACTCTCCTTCGCTAAAACCCGGGGAGGATGGTCCACCCTACTATCCGGTTGTTGACGGCCGCCAACTCctcagcaagcttctcagaGTCAATGCAGAATCCAGACAGGTAGCGCTGTCGTTTCATAGGGTTCATCTCCCCTGTTGGTTGACGGTCGGAGAATCCAAACATCGCCTCACCCCCTGGACTTCCGGAACGGTCCATTATAATCCTGAATATGATTTTTTCCATATAAAGCAAGACACAAAGGCTATAATTGACTTTGTCTGCGACTTGAAGACAAAGTATGATCCGCGTAATATCGGACTCAGAAACCTTGCCCTCGGCCGCGATCAGCTGGGAGGACGTCCAACCGGTCTTGACGCAATAGGGCCATTAGAAATTACAGCCGCAAAAGTGAGAACCTTCAAGGAAATTATCAGTGAGCTCAATGAAGTTTGGTTGGTCTCTATCCAGGAATGCACTCGGCAGATGATTGGCGATGAAACTGGATGGCCAACAATCCACAAGAGGTTCCTCGACAGATCATTTCCCATTCATGCCACACCACACAGCTTCGATCGTATTGGGCCTGATCCTCGTACTATCGAAAACTGTCTAAGCCATCTTCACGTCCACGATCCAAAGCGTTTATATGATTCATGGCTTCAAGTTCTCGAAAGGATAGGAGTAAAACCATGTGAAGAACGATACCGTCTGTTGCTCGCTTTTCGTCCTGGTCACAACATATGTAAGCTCAGGGATGCTGAGGATTGGTTGCAGCGGGAAGAAAGTAGATGGACAGCAAAGCCTGACAGTAGGAGGCCTTCCTATGAACAAGAAATAGAGAGTGTTGCAGCTTCGGAAACCCCAGAAATtcgagatgaagatctcAGCAAGGCTGTGAGGCCGGCTTTTGGATTTTGGCTTTTTCCTGTCGATGCATTCTCCGATGAGAACGAATCTGCAGAGCCACAGGATACGAGTGATTCTTTTGATGTTAGAAAGCATCGGCCTGAGCTGGTGCTCCTCAGGCTGAATGGAGGGGAGACGGATCGGAATGTGTCGAGAGAGGTTGAGGCTCACCATAGTCTCGCCTTTGAACCTCGGTTACGAGGACTACCGATGCGAAAGAAAATAACATCAAATGTCGGGAGAGTTAGACATCCTCGTCCGTCGTATACTACCGAAGACGTGAGTCAAGAGTCATGATGTTGGAACTCAAGCTTATAGTCTATTCATACGCCATTTTAATGTCTAAACCCGTCTTTCTTCCCTGATAAATCCCCATAACCTTTTCAAATTTTGGTCTTGATCCCAAACCAGTTTCCCGCTAGGACGGCGCGCGATGCAAACAAGCAACCCAGGCCTAGAGCTAGAACTCCCATAAGGAAGCCGCTGAGAGCTTGAGTTCCCATCTTCTCTATCATTGTGCCGCTACTTGGGATTGCGATGAGTAGAGAGAAGCTAATGACGAAATTCATGGTCCCTGAGCTAATTAGCGAAGTGATATCTCGAGGAAGCTGAGGGTCATACCGTAATATCGTCCGTAATCTTTTGGTTCACATGTCTTGCCGACACAGACTAAAACTGTTAGTGATGGTTTTATCATTGGAAATGATTCAAATGAATCTTACCTGGTGTTATAGATAAGAAACCCCCAGAACAAAAACCCCAGATGCCTGTGAAGACGTACAACACGACACTGTTGTCGCCAAAGGGGACAAATAGTGTCCCCATGAAGACCAACGTCAAAGCCATCATAAATATCAAAACATTATAATGGCCTAGCTTATCACCAACCAAGCCGGGAATAACACGACCGAAAGCCGAAGCACCGCCGATGATTGAAACCAGAGTGTAGCCAGTTTCGGCTGTCAAGCCAGCCTGAATTGCAAAAGTCGGCAACAGGCCACCAATTCCATAAAGAACAAACTGCGTGGCAAAGAACATAACACAGACCAGCGTGAAAGCCACAGAACGGAAGGCagagaagttgagaagagagaggccGCCTTTCTTCGCTATCGGCatgttgacgagcttgacAAGTCGACGGTAAGGAATGAAGCAGATTGTTCCAAGTGTGAAGATGCCAAGGATGACGAAGCCCAGCACTCTCATCGACCAGCTCCAACCCAACTTTGGGAGCAGTGATCGAAGCATGATCGGAAAGATCACTGTTCCTGTCGATGAGCCGGTGAGGGCTATTCCGATAGCGAAGCCACGTTTTCGAGAAAAGAGTTTCGCGACCACTGCTACGGGGATAGTTCCAGCAATAGCAGTTGATAGTCCACCAAAGATTCCAAAACAGAGCATGAAGTGCCAGTATTGACTGCACTCAGCCAGCAGAACAAACATGATGACGATGCCGCCTCCCCCAACAATACTCATAGCCAAAGGACCGCGCTGGTCAAGGAACGAACCGACTTGAATGGCGACAAGCATTGACACAAACATATACATGCCAGGGATCCAGCCAATATCACCAGCTGAATAATCGGAAAGCTGATTTAGCTCTAGGTAAGATTGGAACGTTCCGACAGACTGCATCATGCCTGGGCGACGTCAACGACGGGTGATAGGGCCGAAGTGGCGTTGTACTGACCATATGTGGGCATCAGGAACAAAAAGCTGCCAAAGACACATATCCAAGCTGCGAAACTCTTCTCAATATCTACAACCGCTGATTCGTTGTCCTCGACAGAGGGCGCATTCGTTGTGGCGGTCTGTGGCTCACTAGCCGCCGCTTCGGCAGTCTTTTCCGGTGAAGACATCGTTACTTGCCTTTACTACATCAACAGCTACAGTGTAGCTCTCAATGTAGAAAATCTTGACGATATAACCTGATGTTGCCAAAAACGAATTGATGTTGAGCCTGAAAAAAATGACTGATGTCGGCTACGCGACCCGACGCCGGGTATCGCACCCCAGAATGTGATTAACCCAAAAGGTGCATCAAAATCGCAGGTCTCCGCGATCGAACTCCACTTTGGCAGATTCATAATCGGAGATTACAAATGCATTTCTGGGCAAGGTAACCGTTTCTGTCATAGGAGGGCGTTCTTTCCGCGGACTCCATGTACGTGCGTTGTCAGAGTGGTTGTAAGAGCGGTAGTTACAAGCGGTAATCAGAGACAAAAGTTGAGTACCTCTATCATATTATTCATATTGTATTATTTTGTTAAGTCTATAGCCTTTTTACAAAAATGCACCAGACCACTACAAGACACCTTCATCACTTCCGCTTGTCCCCAGCGGAATGGCTGCTGCAAAATATGGCCAGCCTAATATAAGCACTTACTTGCCAAGCTCCAGTACCCCCGATGGACCAATGCTAAGCTTGACCCCAGGCTTAGTAGCCCAAATGACATCCGGATGAGCGATATACAACCATGGCGGATTTTCATGCACTCTCTTCAGAGCCTCCGCATACGCCTTATTCCTATCATCTGCCTTTGCCGCTATCCTCGCCTTTGCAAACAACCTCtgaaactcatcatcatggtACCCCAGCCACCACGTGCCGTGCGATTCGCTCGATACCTTGTCGTCTAACACTCGAAAGGTCGTGTTCGGCGTCGAGTCGAAGCAAGCAAGGTCGCCAATGTTCTTCCGCAGCCCTATCGACCGCGCGTACTCAGGACGATTAGTCTCGACCTCGACGTCTACTTTGAACCCGATGGCCTCTAGAGATCTCTTGACAAACTCGGTTATCTTGATAGAATGCTCAGGCATCCATTCTGGCGTGCGTAGACGAAGAGGCTTGCTCAGATCGAGGTGCTTGATGAGCTCTTTGGCTCGTTCGGGGTCATAAGGGATGGGACTTAGGTTTGCTTCCTTGAAACCAAGATGGTGAGGACTGACGACGGTTGCAGCTGGCGTAGCAAGGCCCAAGTAGACTTTGTCCACCAGAGCTTGGTTATCAATGGCGAGATTGGCAGCGAGGCGCACCTGCGGTGAAGAGAAGACTCCCTCTGGGCAATTGAGGTAGTAGATGACGGACAAGGTGCTTGAAACTCTTCCCCACCGTAGCGAAGATTGGAAGTCAACAAGATTCAGATCGTCAATGCGTTCCAAATTCAAGGCCGCATCCACTTGTCCGCTTTGCAAAAGCTTCAACCTCTCTTCACCACTGCGAGCCGCCGTAGCGACGATTTTCCGTGACCAAGCTGGATGCTGAGCAGGATCTATCAGCTCTAGTGTTGCAGAGCCAATATCGTCTTGACGCTTAAAGTCGACAACGCGATATGGACCTGTGCCGAGGATTGGTTTTCCATTCGCGTCAATTCTCGACGGCCAAAAGTCATTGAGGACGTTGAGAAGATCTGCGAATGGCTCTTGATGCTGGATCTTGACTACTTTGGCGTCCTCGGCGGTGAATGTTGTATTGGCGAAATAACGGCTGTAGCTCCAAGCCATGCCAAAATAATCGTGTGAGTCAAGAAAACCCTTGATGTATTCGACAATGAGGGGGGCGTCACAAGGTTTCCCATCGTGAAAGACGGCTCCATCTCGAATGTGAAAGAACCAAGTTCGTCGATCGTTCGAAACGTCCCATTTGTCGAAGAGCCCTGGTAGTACCTCGCCATCTGGCTGCCATCGAATCAATGGTTCCAAGACTAAGCTTTTGAGAGCGAGGACACTGTTGTCGTCGGTCACCTGCGTGGGCAGACGAAAGTCGACGTTTTCAAGAACGACGCGGAGAAAATCAGACATTTTGGCTATATTTTGTGATTGTGATTCATAGCTGGCTCAACTCGTCATGTCTTcttatcaacatcaactgCTCCAGTTCAATGGTTTCTAAATGTGGACGCCGCCCCACGTCTTGGATGACACCATAGCGGATTGTAATGGCATTGGTCGGGAGAAATCGAGGAGCAAGTTCATAGAAATACCTTTTTTTCTGACAGCTTCCCATACTGATCCGATGTACTCTTATGTCGCGTTGGCATTTTGGTACTAGCCTGTTGTCGCATCCTCAGACTATTATTGCGCCATCAGCTTATCACGCTCTTCTCAGAAAGCTATCAGCACTTCGCCTAAATCTATAGTGCGATTACAGAGGATACTGTTCCCGTGCTCGGTGTAATTCTACTTTGGGGGTGCGATCTAGGGGAATTAGATCCGTACTGGATAGAAATAGTTGACTTTTCTTGACTAAGTTGTTGCACCCTATCGGGCAATTTCGTGTTCATCATCAGTCATGTTTATATAACTGCGAGATTATCTCTGGACAATGATAAACAGAGACCAAGCGTACAGCAAAAATGGCACATCCGATTGAGACCCACAGTCACAGTGACGCTGAGTTCGCGACAAAACCTAGCCTCGACGCCAAAGCCAATCCTGTATTGGACACAGAGGTCATCGACCATGGTGTTGACCCCGATGCAAAGTCGAGTTCCAAATGGCGACGCATTGCTGGTTTCTTTTGGGACTCGATCGACGGGGATCCTAAGTACCGCGCATATGTAAGACGTTTAGATCTGATCTTCTTGCAAGTAGCGTCACACCCTGCATTAGCGGGAGGCTCAGCTAACGGCGCCTAGTCCCACGGTGTTGCTTGGCTACTTCATCAAATACTTAGACCAGACCAATTACAGTGAGTTCTCGAGCAAAGTAACTGAACTTGATTTCTAGGCCACGGCTGACGGTCCTGTAGGTAACGCCTTTGTCAGTGGCATGCAAGAAGATCTCGATCTTTACGGCAATGAGCGCAACTGGCTTGGCACATGGTTTAGTCTAGGCATCATGGTCGGTACTATCCCGGCCCAAATGCTACAGTTGAGCCATATTCGCCCTTCCATCTTGATTCCTACTTGTGAGATATGCTGGTCGGCGTTGGTCATTGGCATGGGCTTTACCCATAGTATTAAAGTGGTAAGATATTATTCCCCATTTCTCAAGGCTTACTGACTGATACACTAAAAGATGTACGTTCTGCGTTTCTTCATCGGCTTGTTCGAATCATGCGCTTTTCCTGGATACATCGCCATGCTCGGCAGTTGGTATGGTCCTAATGAGCTGACAAAGCGTCTGGCCATTcttcttgaggttgagtctATCGCTAGCATGTTTAGCGGATATCTTCAGGCTGGTTTATACAGCAGTATGAATGGACGCCATGGCCTCGCTGGTTGGAGGTGGCTGTTCATTATGGACGGAGTAATCTCAGTTCCTGTGGCCATCTGGGGTTTGTTTGGACTGCCTGATCATCCACATAACACGAGAGCCTTTTACTGGACAAAAGAAGTGAGTAAAACTTCCAGGCAAGTCTGACAAGTAAGCTTACCGTTTTCCTAGCATATCAAGTATGGCCAGGAGCGAATTGCCAAGTTTGGTGTCAAAGAGCAGATCAAGCTGAATTGGGCCGAGATTAAGCGAATTTACACGGGTTGGAAAATCTGGATGTTTGTCATCCCATACACGTAAGGAACAATCCCAATATTTTCTATACCGCTGGCTCATACTTCACAGCATGGTCGCTGCCTGCCACACGGCTACAAGTTACTTCAACCTCTGGCTGAAGGCAGAGGGATACAGCGTGCAAAAGATCAACTACTTACCAACTGGTGGAAATGCGCTCGCCATCGTTGTAACGGTGGCCTGGGGCATGATAGCGGACCGAACCAGGCAGTACTACTGGCTGATTGCGTCCCTGACGCTTCTGATGATCGTGGCAAATATTCTTCTCT
This region includes:
- a CDS encoding major facilitator superfamily domain-containing protein, which encodes MSSPEKTAEAAASEPQTATTNAPSVEDNESAVVDIEKSFAAWICVFGSFLFLMPTYGMMQSVGTFQSYLELNQLSDYSAGDIGWIPGMYMFVSMLVAIQVGSFLDQRGPLAMSIVGGGGIVIMFVLLAECSQYWHFMLCFGIFGGLSTAIAGTIPVAVVAKLFSRKRGFAIGIALTGSSTGTVIFPIMLRSLLPKLGWSWSMRVLGFVILGIFTLGTICFIPYRRLVKLVNMPIAKKGGLSLLNFSAFRSVAFTLVCVMFFATQFVLYGIGGLLPTFAIQAGLTAETGYTLVSIIGGASAFGRVIPGLVGDKLGHYNVLIFMMALTLVFMGTLFVPFGDNSVVLYVFTGIWGFCSGGFLSITPVCVGKTCEPKDYGRYYGTMNFVISFSLLIAIPSSGTMIEKMGTQALSGFLMGVLALGLGCLFASRAVLAGNWFGIKTKI
- a CDS encoding major facilitator superfamily domain-containing protein, with the translated sequence MAHPIETHSHSDAEFATKPSLDAKANPVLDTEVIDHGVDPDAKSSSKWRRIAGFFWDSIDGDPKYRAYREAQLTAPSPTVLLGYFIKYLDQTNYSNAFVSGMQEDLDLYGNERNWLGTWFSLGIMVGTIPAQMLQLSHIRPSILIPTCEICWSALVIGMGFTHSIKVMYVLRFFIGLFESCAFPGYIAMLGSWYGPNELTKRLAILLEVESIASMFSGYLQAGLYSSMNGRHGLAGWRWLFIMDGVISVPVAIWGLFGLPDHPHNTRAFYWTKEHIKYGQERIAKFGVKEQIKLNWAEIKRIYTGWKIWMFVIPYTMVAACHTATSYFNLWLKAEGYSVQKINYLPTGGNALAIVVTVAWGMIADRTRQYYWLIASLTLLMIVANILLSVWDIPKSALMFAYYISYAGSACTPVLISWTYGLNAADTNTRQLLVATANLVSYAWVLWVPLVLFPTYDAPKYKYGYQILILFGGIAILSITAMRYLYSRKK